In the Streptobacillus moniliformis DSM 12112 genome, one interval contains:
- a CDS encoding tetratricopeptide repeat protein, whose product MKKLFIYLFFSLSFILNANIKSDLEESLKLITENKYENAKALLHAVIEKKVENNEDKKFLESAYYYLANIYHKENKIREAKIYYRKLSENLEAKTFSSIKASQNLFSMAMDEGDIEEAINQTEILNKKTNYQQLPFLSNLIYLYETNNKYEKLEKLNKSIILKLSEREKGALFNLLAMSYLENNKYDDAKRYFGMLLKSENKENVQLGYIGYSNIELKQENKVASLSYLNKALNVDKEIPIYILENIYRSYVANSEYESAYDILKAIEKKGNIDGNLIIDLIKYARLLNKTEDVEGCLKKLESKRICSFDIGIKMASENLFDYAERYLIKSKKEGNVKANYALINIYFTNRDIHKLKLLLEDMLKNNEISKEKKDSILKEFEHYQKYRNNRN is encoded by the coding sequence ATGAAAAAACTATTTATTTATTTGTTTTTTTCTCTTTCATTCATATTAAATGCAAATATTAAATCAGATTTAGAAGAATCTTTAAAACTAATTACAGAAAATAAATATGAAAATGCAAAAGCATTATTACATGCAGTAATTGAAAAAAAAGTAGAAAATAACGAAGATAAAAAATTTTTAGAATCTGCATATTATTATCTTGCGAATATTTATCATAAAGAGAATAAAATAAGGGAAGCTAAAATTTATTATAGAAAGTTATCAGAAAATTTAGAAGCTAAAACATTTTCTTCTATAAAGGCTAGTCAAAACCTATTTTCTATGGCTATGGATGAAGGAGATATTGAAGAAGCTATAAATCAAACTGAGATATTGAATAAAAAAACTAATTATCAACAATTACCTTTTTTATCAAACTTAATTTATTTATATGAAACAAATAATAAGTATGAAAAGTTAGAAAAGCTTAATAAAAGTATAATACTTAAACTTTCAGAAAGAGAAAAAGGAGCTTTGTTTAATCTACTGGCTATGTCATATTTAGAAAATAATAAATATGATGATGCTAAAAGATATTTTGGTATGCTATTAAAGAGTGAAAATAAAGAAAATGTTCAATTAGGATATATTGGATATTCAAATATTGAGCTTAAGCAAGAAAATAAGGTGGCATCATTAAGTTATTTAAATAAGGCCTTAAATGTAGATAAAGAAATACCTATATATATTTTAGAAAATATATATAGAAGCTATGTCGCAAATTCAGAGTATGAAAGTGCATATGATATTTTAAAAGCTATAGAAAAAAAAGGAAACATTGATGGAAATTTAATAATAGACTTAATAAAATATGCTAGGTTATTAAATAAAACTGAAGATGTAGAAGGTTGTTTGAAGAAATTAGAATCTAAGAGAATATGTAGTTTTGATATTGGAATTAAGATGGCTTCTGAAAATTTATTTGACTATGCTGAAAGATATCTAATAAAGTCTAAAAAAGAAGGTAATGTAAAGGCAAATTATGCTTTAATTAATATATATTTTACTAATAGGGATATACATAAATTAAAGTTATTATTAGAAGATATGTTGAAAAATAATGAAATTAGCAAAGAAAAGAAAGATAGTATATTAAAAGAATTTGAACATTATCAAAAATATAGAAATAATAGAAATTAA
- the dapD gene encoding 2,3,4,5-tetrahydropyridine-2,6-dicarboxylate N-acetyltransferase: MTELERTKEIISFIANSNRKTPVKLYTDEDIKGEYDVKIIGKETKIIIGNWDEVEKLIKDNDLKNYHLENDRRNSALPLLDIKNIDARIEPGAIIREKVIIGSKAVIMMGAVINIGAKIGEGTMIDMNAVLGGRATVGKSCHIGAGTVLAGVIEPPSADPVVIEDNVVIGANVVVLEGVRVGANSVVAAGAVVTENVPSGVVVAGMPAKIIKVIDEKTKSKTEIVEELRK; this comes from the coding sequence ATGACAGAATTAGAAAGAACAAAAGAAATTATAAGTTTTATTGCAAATTCAAATAGAAAAACACCTGTTAAACTTTATACAGATGAAGATATAAAAGGTGAATATGATGTTAAAATTATAGGTAAGGAAACAAAAATTATAATAGGTAACTGGGACGAAGTTGAAAAATTAATTAAAGATAATGATTTAAAAAATTATCATTTAGAAAATGATAGACGTAATTCAGCATTACCATTACTTGATATTAAAAATATTGACGCTAGAATTGAACCAGGAGCTATTATTAGAGAAAAGGTTATTATAGGATCTAAAGCTGTAATTATGATGGGTGCAGTTATAAACATAGGTGCAAAAATTGGAGAAGGTACTATGATAGATATGAATGCTGTACTTGGAGGAAGAGCTACTGTAGGTAAAAGTTGTCATATAGGTGCTGGAACAGTTTTAGCAGGAGTTATAGAACCACCTTCAGCAGATCCAGTTGTAATAGAAGATAATGTAGTAATAGGAGCTAATGTAGTTGTTCTTGAGGGAGTAAGAGTAGGAGCAAATTCTGTTGTTGCAGCAGGAGCTGTTGTAACTGAAAATGTACCAAGTGGTGTAGTAGTTGCAGGTATGCCAGCAAAAATAATTAAAGTAATAGATGAGAAGACAAAATCAAAAACTGAAATAGTAGAAGAATTAAGAAAATAA
- a CDS encoding M3 family oligoendopeptidase: MVFKDFEYKRVNIEELKKTYTKIKEELENAENAQKAIELYYKLDEINKEFSTNYSLVYVRNSIDTTDEFYSKEKAFYDENIPLISEFSNDLGIAFANSKFRSELEEKFGKLAFQKIDLELKLFKNEIIEDLQEENKLVTEYVKLTSSAKILFDGEERNLSEMVPYTQDVDRNTRKEAIIAVGKFFEDNMAEYDRIYDMLVKVRDRIAKKLGYKNFVEVGYLRMGRLDYNAEDVANYRKQIKENVVPLYVELRKRQEKRIKVDKLKYYDEGMAFLTGNPTPKGDRAWMVEKAQIMYKELSPETHEFFSKMVEQELLDLDSKKGKQGGGYCTSFDSYSMPFIFANFNGTAHDVEVLTHEAGHAFQSYQAMRNVDISSYYWPTSESAEIHSMSMEFLTWPWMESFFKEDIDKFKYHHLSGAFLFIPYGALVDEFQHFVYENPNVTPEERRMKWLELEKEYLPTRDYDGIESYLKGLFWFKQGHIFEIPFYYIDYTLAQVIALQMWKLNGENSKLAWEKYMRLCTLGGSKTFLGLLEDVKLDNPFENGSIAKIITPVKEFLSTINDENL, from the coding sequence GTGGTTTTTAAAGACTTTGAATACAAAAGAGTTAATATTGAAGAGTTAAAAAAAACATATACAAAAATTAAAGAAGAGCTTGAAAATGCTGAAAATGCACAAAAAGCAATAGAACTTTATTATAAGCTTGATGAGATTAATAAAGAATTTTCAACTAATTATTCATTAGTTTATGTTAGAAATAGTATAGATACTACAGATGAATTTTATTCTAAAGAAAAGGCTTTTTATGATGAAAATATACCATTAATATCAGAATTTAGTAATGATTTAGGAATAGCTTTTGCTAATTCTAAGTTTAGATCTGAATTAGAAGAAAAATTTGGTAAACTTGCATTTCAAAAAATAGATTTAGAATTAAAATTATTCAAAAATGAAATTATTGAAGACTTACAAGAAGAAAATAAGTTAGTAACAGAGTATGTAAAATTAACATCAAGTGCTAAAATATTATTTGATGGAGAAGAAAGAAATCTTTCAGAAATGGTTCCATATACTCAAGATGTAGATAGAAATACAAGAAAAGAAGCTATAATAGCTGTAGGAAAATTCTTTGAAGATAATATGGCAGAATATGATAGAATATATGACATGTTAGTTAAAGTAAGAGATAGAATAGCTAAAAAACTTGGATATAAGAACTTTGTTGAAGTTGGATATTTAAGAATGGGAAGACTAGATTACAATGCAGAAGATGTTGCAAATTATAGAAAACAAATAAAAGAAAACGTAGTTCCACTATATGTTGAATTGAGAAAAAGACAAGAAAAGAGAATAAAGGTTGATAAATTAAAATATTATGATGAAGGAATGGCATTTTTAACAGGTAATCCAACTCCTAAAGGTGATAGAGCATGGATGGTTGAAAAAGCACAAATTATGTATAAAGAATTATCTCCTGAAACACATGAATTTTTCTCAAAAATGGTTGAACAAGAATTACTTGATTTAGATAGTAAAAAAGGAAAACAAGGTGGAGGATATTGTACATCTTTTGATTCATATAGCATGCCATTTATATTTGCAAACTTTAATGGTACAGCACATGATGTTGAAGTTTTAACACATGAGGCAGGACATGCATTTCAATCATATCAAGCTATGAGAAATGTTGATATATCTTCATATTATTGGCCTACATCAGAATCAGCAGAAATTCATTCTATGAGTATGGAATTTTTAACTTGGCCATGGATGGAATCATTCTTTAAGGAAGATATAGATAAGTTCAAATATCATCATTTAAGTGGTGCATTCTTATTTATACCTTATGGAGCTTTAGTTGATGAGTTTCAACATTTTGTGTATGAAAACCCTAATGTAACACCAGAAGAAAGAAGAATGAAATGGTTAGAACTTGAAAAAGAATATTTACCTACAAGAGATTATGATGGAATAGAATCATATCTAAAAGGATTATTCTGGTTTAAACAAGGTCATATATTTGAAATACCATTTTATTATATAGATTATACTTTAGCACAAGTAATTGCATTACAAATGTGGAAGTTAAATGGAGAAAATAGTAAATTAGCATGGGAAAAATATATGAGATTATGTACTCTTGGAGGATCTAAAACTTTCCTTGGATTATTAGAAGATGTTAAATTAGACAATCCATTTGAAAATGGAAGTATAGCAAAAATTATTACACCAGTAAAAGAGTTTTTATCAACAATTAATGATGAAAATTTATAA
- the atpC gene encoding ATP synthase F1 subunit epsilon encodes MEKKDFFTLKVVTPEKIEFLSKEIKFVKVRTIRGDIGILPNHTNFMSSLGEGLMLIKSLEEEKTYYISGGFLEVNHNYVTVMAEEAMLAESEEEFKKIKQQKLERAIAAKKKEDQDILGTKKKLQDSLLR; translated from the coding sequence ATGGAAAAAAAAGATTTTTTTACTTTGAAAGTAGTAACACCTGAAAAAATAGAATTTTTATCTAAAGAGATAAAATTTGTTAAAGTTAGAACTATAAGAGGGGATATAGGAATACTTCCTAATCATACTAATTTTATGAGTTCTCTTGGTGAAGGATTAATGCTTATTAAAAGTTTAGAAGAAGAAAAAACTTACTATATTAGTGGTGGATTTTTAGAAGTTAATCATAATTATGTTACTGTTATGGCAGAAGAGGCAATGCTTGCTGAAAGTGAAGAAGAATTTAAAAAAATTAAACAGCAAAAACTTGAAAGAGCTATTGCTGCTAAAAAGAAAGAAGACCAAGATATACTTGGAACTAAGAAAAAATTACAAGACAGTTTACTTAGATAA
- the atpD gene encoding F0F1 ATP synthase subunit beta, which produces MNKGKLVQIIGPVIDARFDNTLPDIFNALEIYYEDGKKIVAEVQAHLGNNVVRAVSMTSTDGLKRGVDVIDTGGPIKVPVGKETLGRIFNVLGETVDNGDEIITEERHSIHKKAPEFEEQETHSEILETGIKVVDLLAPYLKGGKIGLFGGAGVGKTVLIQELINNIAKGHGGLSVFAGVGERTREGRDLYNEMRESGVINKTALVYGQMNEPPGARLRVALSALTMAEYFRDKEGQNVLLFIDNIFRFTQAGSEVSALLGRMPSAVGYQPNLATDMGALQERITSTKKGSITSVQAVYVPADDLTDPAPATTFSHLDATTVLSRQIASLGIYPAVDPLASTSRILEAEIVGNEHYKVARETVKVLQRYKELQDIIAILGMDELGDEDKVIVSRARKIQRFFSQPFSVAEQFTGMKGKYVTLRETIRGFKEILDGKHDELPEQAFLYVGTIDEAVAKAKDLMGE; this is translated from the coding sequence ATGAACAAAGGTAAATTGGTTCAAATTATAGGACCAGTTATAGATGCAAGATTTGATAATACCTTACCAGATATCTTTAATGCCTTAGAAATATATTATGAAGATGGGAAAAAAATAGTTGCAGAGGTTCAAGCACATTTAGGTAATAATGTTGTAAGAGCAGTTTCTATGACATCTACAGATGGATTAAAAAGAGGTGTAGATGTTATAGATACAGGAGGACCTATTAAAGTACCAGTAGGGAAAGAAACTTTAGGAAGAATTTTTAATGTTTTAGGTGAAACTGTTGATAATGGTGATGAAATTATTACAGAAGAAAGACATTCTATTCATAAAAAAGCACCTGAATTTGAAGAGCAAGAAACTCACTCTGAGATATTAGAAACAGGAATTAAGGTAGTAGATTTATTAGCACCATATCTAAAAGGAGGAAAAATAGGTCTTTTTGGAGGAGCAGGAGTAGGTAAAACTGTATTAATTCAAGAATTAATTAATAATATTGCAAAAGGTCATGGAGGATTATCTGTATTTGCTGGAGTTGGAGAAAGAACTAGAGAAGGTAGAGATCTATATAACGAAATGAGAGAAAGTGGAGTTATTAACAAGACAGCTTTAGTTTATGGGCAAATGAATGAACCACCTGGTGCAAGACTTAGAGTAGCACTTTCAGCATTAACTATGGCAGAATATTTTAGAGATAAGGAAGGTCAAAATGTATTATTATTCATAGATAATATATTTAGATTTACACAAGCTGGTTCAGAAGTTTCAGCTCTTCTTGGAAGAATGCCATCTGCTGTTGGTTATCAACCTAACCTTGCAACGGATATGGGAGCATTACAAGAAAGAATAACTTCAACTAAAAAAGGTTCTATTACTTCAGTACAAGCAGTATATGTTCCAGCAGATGATTTAACTGACCCAGCACCAGCTACAACATTTTCACATCTTGATGCAACAACAGTACTATCAAGACAGATTGCATCATTAGGTATTTATCCAGCAGTAGATCCATTAGCATCAACTTCAAGAATACTTGAGGCTGAAATTGTTGGAAATGAACACTATAAGGTTGCAAGAGAAACTGTTAAGGTTCTTCAAAGATATAAGGAGCTGCAAGATATTATTGCAATACTTGGTATGGATGAATTAGGTGATGAAGATAAAGTTATAGTAAGTAGAGCAAGAAAAATTCAAAGATTTTTCTCACAACCATTCTCAGTTGCTGAACAATTTACAGGAATGAAAGGTAAATATGTAACACTTCGTGAAACTATAAGAGGATTTAAGGAAATATTAGATGGTAAACATGATGAACTACCAGAACAAGCTTTCCTTTATGTGGGAACTATAGATGAAGCAGTAGCAAAAGCAAAAGATTTAATGGGTGAATAA
- the atpG gene encoding ATP synthase F1 subunit gamma, with translation MASNMKEIKARINSINNSKQITSAMNIVSSTKFKKFQVLTFKTREYEKSLEYALYNLLNHIGNRHNILFEGKKEVKNIGIVVITSDRGLCGSFNSNCLKKMDKMVKRFTKEGKNVSIIAIGRKARDYCKTRDINVDAEYIQLIPETMFSKAKIISEDIVDFYLSDQYDEVYLIYSKFVSVIHYNLVEERILPFSRPTGLKISKESEEVKDKRYIFEPNENQVLVEFLPKLLNNKLYQALLENSASEHSARMSAMKNASDSATEIINKLTLEYNRIRQSLITQELSEIVGGSQAIK, from the coding sequence ATGGCATCTAATATGAAAGAAATTAAAGCTAGAATAAATAGCATTAATAATTCAAAACAAATAACTAGTGCTATGAATATTGTTTCTTCAACTAAATTTAAAAAATTTCAAGTGCTTACCTTTAAAACTAGAGAATATGAAAAATCACTAGAATATGCTTTATATAATTTACTAAATCATATAGGTAATAGACATAATATATTATTTGAAGGTAAAAAAGAAGTTAAAAATATTGGTATAGTAGTTATAACATCAGATAGAGGTCTTTGTGGTTCATTTAATTCTAACTGTTTGAAAAAAATGGATAAAATGGTAAAAAGATTTACTAAAGAAGGTAAAAATGTTTCTATAATCGCTATAGGTAGAAAGGCAAGAGATTATTGTAAAACTAGAGATATTAATGTAGATGCTGAATACATACAATTAATACCTGAAACTATGTTTTCTAAAGCTAAAATTATAAGTGAGGATATAGTAGATTTTTATCTTTCAGATCAATATGATGAAGTATATTTAATATATTCAAAATTTGTTTCAGTAATTCACTATAACTTAGTGGAAGAAAGAATACTTCCTTTTTCAAGACCTACAGGATTAAAAATATCTAAAGAAAGTGAAGAAGTAAAAGATAAAAGATATATTTTTGAACCTAATGAAAATCAAGTTTTAGTTGAATTTTTACCTAAACTTTTGAATAATAAGCTATATCAAGCTTTACTTGAAAATTCAGCCAGTGAACATTCTGCAAGAATGTCTGCTATGAAAAATGCAAGTGATAGTGCAACAGAAATAATAAATAAGTTAACATTAGAATACAATAGAATTAGACAAAGTCTAATAACACAAGAACTATCAGAAATAGTTGGTGGTTCTCAAGCAATTAAATAG
- the atpA gene encoding F0F1 ATP synthase subunit alpha: protein MKIKPEEISNIIRKEIENYKKRIDVSSVGSVVEVGDGIARIYGLETAMAGELLEFPNGATGMVLNLEENSVGAVILGETRGIKEGDVVKGTGRITEVPAGEALLGRVVNSLGEPIDGKGNIVASKYMQVERVASGIIDRKPVTEPLQTGIKAIDGMIPIGRGQRELIIGDRQTGKTSIAIDTIINQKDTGIYCIYVAIGQKRSTVASIQRKLEEAGAMEYTTIVAATASEPAPLQYLAPYAGVAMAEYFMEEGKHVLIIYDDLSKHAVSYREMSLLLKRPPGREAYPGDVFYLHSRLLERAAKLSDELGGGSITALPIIETQAGDISAYIPTNVISITDGQIFLETDLFNSGFRPAINAGFSVSRVGGSAQIKAMKQVASKVKMELAQYTELLAFAQFGSDLDKATRDQLNRGERIMEILKQKQYSPMSVEEQVVSFYAVTNGYLDDIDVEDVRNFEEELLQSIYSTTDILKQISTEKALTKDIEEELEDFIKTFKKDYVH from the coding sequence TTGAAAATCAAACCAGAAGAAATTAGTAATATAATTAGAAAAGAAATAGAAAATTATAAAAAAAGAATAGATGTTTCTAGTGTTGGATCAGTAGTAGAAGTAGGAGATGGTATAGCTAGAATTTATGGTTTAGAAACTGCTATGGCTGGAGAACTATTAGAATTTCCAAATGGAGCAACAGGAATGGTTTTAAATCTTGAGGAAAATTCTGTTGGAGCTGTTATTCTTGGAGAAACTAGGGGTATTAAAGAGGGAGATGTGGTTAAAGGTACAGGTAGAATTACTGAAGTTCCTGCTGGAGAAGCATTACTTGGAAGAGTAGTAAATTCATTAGGAGAACCTATAGATGGTAAGGGAAATATTGTAGCATCTAAATACATGCAGGTTGAAAGAGTGGCTTCAGGTATAATAGATAGAAAACCAGTTACAGAACCACTACAAACTGGAATTAAAGCAATAGATGGAATGATTCCTATAGGAAGAGGTCAAAGAGAATTAATAATAGGGGATAGACAAACAGGAAAAACATCTATAGCTATAGATACTATTATTAATCAAAAAGATACAGGAATATATTGTATATATGTTGCTATAGGTCAAAAAAGATCTACAGTGGCTTCAATTCAAAGAAAATTAGAAGAAGCAGGGGCTATGGAATATACAACTATAGTAGCTGCTACTGCAAGTGAACCTGCACCACTTCAATATTTAGCACCTTATGCTGGTGTGGCTATGGCAGAATATTTTATGGAAGAAGGTAAACATGTATTAATAATTTATGATGATTTATCTAAGCATGCTGTTTCATATAGAGAAATGTCTTTATTATTAAAAAGACCACCAGGGCGTGAAGCATACCCAGGAGATGTTTTCTACTTGCATTCAAGATTACTTGAAAGAGCAGCTAAATTATCTGATGAATTAGGTGGAGGATCTATTACAGCTCTTCCAATAATTGAAACTCAAGCTGGAGATATATCAGCATATATTCCAACTAATGTTATTTCAATAACAGATGGTCAAATATTTTTAGAAACAGATTTATTTAACTCTGGATTTAGACCAGCTATTAATGCAGGATTTTCAGTTTCAAGGGTTGGAGGTTCAGCTCAAATTAAGGCTATGAAACAGGTAGCAAGTAAGGTTAAAATGGAACTTGCACAGTATACTGAATTATTAGCATTTGCACAATTTGGTTCTGATCTTGATAAGGCTACGCGTGATCAATTAAATCGTGGAGAAAGAATAATGGAGATATTAAAACAAAAACAATACTCTCCTATGTCTGTAGAAGAACAAGTTGTTTCATTTTATGCTGTAACTAATGGTTATTTAGATGATATTGATGTAGAAGATGTTAGAAACTTTGAAGAAGAATTATTACAAAGCATATATTCTACAACGGATATTTTAAAACAGATTTCAACTGAAAAAGCCTTGACTAAGGATATAGAAGAAGAATTAGAAGACTTTATAAAAACATTTAAAAAAGATTATGTACATTAA
- the atpH gene encoding ATP synthase F1 subunit delta: protein MENLSIARRYAEAIYKVAEEKDEVFEVFEMLNVILEHIENDEDFKKFLTYPIIGKEEKKELINRIYRDIKNEPLDILDYLIEKDRLLHIKEINEQYSKIYYEAHKKLIVTAIFPKELSTDQKERLRKKLVKMKQKEVVIHYKVDENLIGGGIIKINDDVIDGSIKTQIKELKR, encoded by the coding sequence GTGGAAAATCTTTCTATAGCTAGAAGATATGCAGAAGCTATCTATAAAGTAGCCGAAGAAAAAGATGAAGTATTTGAAGTTTTTGAAATGTTAAATGTTATTTTAGAACATATAGAAAATGATGAAGATTTCAAAAAGTTTTTAACATATCCTATTATTGGAAAAGAAGAAAAAAAAGAGTTAATAAATAGAATATATAGGGATATTAAAAATGAACCTTTAGATATTTTAGATTATTTAATTGAAAAAGATAGACTATTACATATCAAAGAAATTAATGAACAGTATAGTAAAATATATTATGAAGCTCATAAAAAGTTAATAGTAACAGCTATTTTTCCTAAAGAGTTATCAACTGATCAAAAAGAAAGACTAAGAAAAAAATTAGTTAAGATGAAACAAAAAGAAGTTGTTATACACTATAAAGTTGATGAAAACTTAATAGGTGGAGGAATAATTAAAATAAATGATGATGTAATTGATGGTTCGATTAAGACTCAAATTAAAGAATTGAAACGTTAA
- the atpF gene encoding F0F1 ATP synthase subunit B, producing the protein MEQNNNLITIDILMIVQIINFLILVYVFHKYFYKKIGKVIEERKKIALKELEIVKEEREKLEEQKQNYEKLRKEAKRRANDIIIKAERQADERKEQILDNATLTRDRMIMRAESEVLKLRNNIKEQLQKEMSQMATELAEKIIKENIEKNPQIVDKSIDKFIDEVGE; encoded by the coding sequence ATGGAACAAAATAATAATTTAATTACCATTGATATTTTGATGATAGTTCAGATAATAAACTTTCTTATTTTAGTATATGTTTTCCATAAATACTTCTATAAAAAAATTGGAAAAGTTATAGAAGAAAGAAAAAAAATTGCTTTAAAGGAACTTGAAATAGTTAAAGAAGAAAGAGAAAAATTAGAAGAACAAAAACAAAATTATGAAAAATTAAGAAAAGAAGCTAAAAGACGTGCAAATGATATTATTATTAAAGCAGAAAGACAAGCTGATGAAAGAAAAGAACAAATTTTAGATAATGCAACTCTTACTCGTGATAGAATGATAATGCGTGCAGAATCAGAAGTTTTAAAATTAAGAAACAATATTAAAGAACAGTTACAAAAAGAAATGAGTCAAATGGCTACAGAGCTTGCAGAAAAGATAATTAAAGAAAACATAGAAAAAAATCCTCAAATAGTTGATAAAAGTATTGATAAATTTATTGATGAAGTAGGTGAATAA
- the atpE gene encoding ATP synthase F0 subunit C, with translation MDASIVKAAALLGAGIAACGGIGAGLGQGLATAAAVEAVARQPEAKNDVMGTLFIGCAITESTGIFALIIALILALIKG, from the coding sequence ATGGATGCATCAATAGTTAAAGCAGCAGCATTATTAGGAGCTGGAATAGCAGCATGTGGAGGAATAGGAGCAGGACTTGGGCAAGGGTTAGCAACTGCGGCAGCAGTAGAGGCTGTAGCAAGACAACCTGAAGCTAAAAATGATGTTATGGGTACACTATTTATTGGTTGTGCAATAACAGAATCAACAGGGATTTTTGCGTTAATTATAGCATTAATCTTAGCTTTAATAAAAGGATAA
- the atpB gene encoding F0F1 ATP synthase subunit A — protein sequence MHLSKKKNLLKWIGLMVLMLVGVNLFLSIISTVFPITFQKPHDIIEPPEIFFSIPVGRYILNINQTIMNTWVVMIIIIFILIKGTRNISVENPGFFQLVLEEYYNFINNSFLEGLGKYKEKFAGFFSALFSMIAFLNVSMFLFPFAIIWKKNEHGLIFVKPFFRTATADMNTTVGLALVVFVIFLGAAIYRMGVLGFIKELSQPFVFMLPINIIGEFAKPINIAMRLFGNMFAGLVIMSLVYGLAVKDVFPSLTNNILKGSFSFAVGWPNILQIYLDFFIGILQAFVFTVLSSVYIKQMLIGEDEEE from the coding sequence ATGCATTTGTCAAAGAAGAAAAATTTGCTAAAATGGATAGGATTAATGGTCTTAATGCTTGTTGGAGTAAACTTATTTTTATCCATAATATCAACAGTTTTTCCAATAACATTTCAAAAACCACATGATATTATTGAACCACCTGAAATATTTTTTAGTATACCTGTAGGTAGATATATATTAAATATTAATCAAACAATAATGAATACATGGGTAGTAATGATAATTATTATTTTCATATTAATTAAAGGAACTAGAAATATTAGTGTAGAAAATCCTGGTTTTTTTCAATTAGTATTAGAAGAATACTATAATTTCATTAATAATTCATTCTTAGAAGGATTAGGAAAATATAAGGAAAAGTTTGCTGGATTCTTTTCAGCCTTATTTTCAATGATAGCGTTTTTAAATGTGTCTATGTTCCTATTTCCTTTTGCCATAATATGGAAGAAAAATGAACATGGTTTAATTTTTGTTAAACCTTTCTTTAGAACTGCAACGGCTGATATGAATACAACAGTTGGATTAGCCTTGGTAGTTTTTGTGATTTTTTTAGGAGCAGCAATTTATAGGATGGGTGTATTAGGCTTTATAAAAGAATTATCACAACCATTTGTATTTATGCTTCCTATAAATATAATTGGAGAATTTGCAAAACCAATAAATATAGCTATGAGATTATTTGGTAATATGTTTGCAGGACTTGTAATTATGTCATTAGTTTATGGACTAGCTGTTAAAGATGTTTTCCCAAGTTTAACAAATAATATATTAAAGGGAAGTTTTAGTTTTGCAGTTGGTTGGCCAAATATATTACAAATATATTTAGATTTCTTTATTGGAATTTTACAGGCATTTGTATTTACAGTTTTATCATCTGTATATATTAAGCAGATGTTAATAGGAGAAGATGAAGAGGAATAG
- a CDS encoding DUF2147 domain-containing protein, with translation MKKIITFLFLLVATLSFSDSKEAFGVWITEPSSSGNRVIVEIYEKDNKFHGRILQLTDRFDSDGNLKKDVNNPDKSKQSRTLEGIDFVSGFTYNESNSTYENGTIYDPSNGKTYDSYMQLQKDGTLKVRGYIGISLIGRTQIWKRYEK, from the coding sequence ATGAAAAAAATAATTACATTCTTATTTTTATTAGTAGCTACTCTTTCTTTTTCTGACAGCAAAGAAGCATTTGGTGTTTGGATAACTGAACCTAGTTCAAGTGGAAATAGAGTTATTGTTGAGATTTATGAAAAAGATAATAAATTCCATGGTAGAATATTACAATTAACAGATAGATTTGATAGTGATGGAAATTTAAAAAAGGATGTTAACAATCCAGATAAATCAAAACAAAGTAGAACACTAGAAGGTATAGACTTTGTTAGTGGATTTACATATAACGAATCAAATAGTACTTATGAAAATGGAACTATTTATGATCCATCTAATGGAAAAACTTATGATAGCTACATGCAATTACAAAAGGATGGAACTTTAAAAGTTAGAGGATATATTGGTATTTCATTAATAGGTAGAACACAAATTTGGAAAAGATACGAAAAATAA